In Aspergillus luchuensis IFO 4308 DNA, chromosome 1, nearly complete sequence, the following are encoded in one genomic region:
- a CDS encoding zinc metalloproteinase family protein (COG:S;~EggNog:ENOG410PHFV;~InterPro:IPR021917,IPR036404,IPR001229;~PFAM:PF12044), with product MPLFKQLRRRSKANFHPSKSAPEKQSNESQSNGDMTSGKSSSTLETASYSSLTPPSSIKPTLSSPNLPSLSESNGTSNNAVSPLSAPPQRPGLLTAPSQRNSAYFGSSMSVNGAVRSPTPSSPYAPRIISISDNSWVHQKVLLVYGQIGDPRQHPLDGTVTVSHHQDSFPSVPWPVTSAHFKTLVHLVPGPNRLRFDFVTAKHSSGSAHQTVHTSYICINYLPLVNTPPLHLVVLLGKDSDGTFDAVPERQQREGNGLETAIQKYRMAAYLWQAFTSEQMFRNNFGRRCFRFEEEWQAGTLSRRDAINGQMRNEAKVHVVRTDKTVAELRDLNLAQQNDSATHKDELFRIARDAVKDHFRLRPGQKQYVSVLLLDSHWDVGTQTITGHAALGSGTGDLKLAIFGSHSLQSYPTSLEDVVDALSDCTRTDTDYVANDSGEGGSSWEAANIGIGAHLHEVGHLFGCPHQESGIMLRDYVRLNRTFLTREPFATRTKTQGLKLCLPQDECSWHRLDALRFRFHPCFRLPGDAPVGSDDSVSVWPVENGKIVFTASTGIAFMELYAEGDNVCHSFIEYLNSESSSNGLPRQVTVTESELRQRVYGTEKEKKKSIRVVVYSGALGSHNIDSVSNLKSKQNLVKLPKSHTGYRGNKVGLSQLEGSEPEQLLLDCASASSTKILTSIRIYHDNALYGLEFFYEDATSQLFGNRGGKPDDFVLDTRRGEIILGFYVRAGAWVDGIEILTSQGRKSGIYGNASGGSGYTLIPPLGYKIAGISGTSGPWIDGFSLVIMH from the exons atGCCGTTGTTCAAACAGCTTCGTCGTCGCTCGAAAGCCAACTTTCACCCCAGCAAGTCGGCGCCAGAGAAACAGTCCAACGAGTCTCAATCCAATGGGGACATGACTTCGGGAAAATCATCATCCACGCTTGAAACAGCCTCCTACAGCTCTCTCACTCCACCCTCATCAATCAAGCcaactctctcttctcctaaTCTACCATCCCTTAGCGAAAGCAACGGTACCTCCAACAACGctgtttctcctctttctgcgCCTCCCCAACGCCCTGGTCTTCTCACAGCTCCGTCGCAGCGGAATAGCGCCTAT TTTGGCAGTAGTATGTCTGTCAATGGGGCTGTGCGGTCACctactccctcctctccttatGCGCCGAGGATCATTTCCATCTCCGATAACTCTTGG GTCCATCAAAAGGTTCTGCTGGTGTATGGCCAAATAGGAGACCCAAGACAACATCCGCTGGACGGAACTGTAACGGTTTCCCACCATCAGGACAGCTTCCCCTCGGTCCCGTGGCCCGTTACATCTGCTCACTTCAAGACCCTGGTGCACCTGGTTCCCGGCCCGAATCGCCTACGCTTCGACTTTGTCACAGCCAAACATTCCTCCGGCAGTGCGCATCAGACTGTCCATACGTCGTATATCTGTATCAACTATCTTCCTTTGGTTAATACGCCGCCCTTGCACCTCGTCGTTCTGCTTGGAAAGGACTCCGATGGGACATTCGACGCCGTGCCCGAGAGACAACAGCGGGAAGGAAATGGTCTCGAAACTGCGATCCAAAAGTACCGCATGGCGGCGTACCTGTGGCAGGCATTCACTAGTGAACAGATGTTCCGTAACAACTTTGGCCGTCGGTGTTTCCGgttcgaagaagaatggcaaGCAGGCACTTTGAGCCGCCGCGATGCCATCAATGGCCAGATGCGGAACGAGGCCAAAGTCCACGTTGTCCGGACCGACAAGACGGTCGCAGAGCTCAGAGATCTCAACCTCGCCCAGCAGAATGACTCTGCTACCCACAAGGATGAGCTGTTCCGCATCGCGCGAGATGCGGTGAAAGACCATTTCCGTCTTCGACCCGGTCAGAAGCAGTACGTCTCGGTCTTGCTTCTCGACTCCCATTGGGATGTAGGCACCCAGACCATCACTGGCCACGCCGCTCTGGGTTCAGGCACGGGGGATCTCAAGCTAGCGATCTTTGGCTCCCACAGTCTGCAGAGCTATCCCACCAGCTTGGAGGATGTTGTCGACGCCTTGTCGGACTGCACCAGGACTGACACAGACTATGTGGCTAACGATTCCGGCGAGGGCGGTTCCAGCTGGGAAGCCGCCAATATCGGTATTGGTGCTCATCTCCATGAAGTCGGACACCTCTTCGGATGTCCACATCAGGAGTCGGGGATCATGCTCAGGGACTATGTTCGTCTTAATCGGACTTTCCTTACACGTGAACCTTTTGCGACTCGGACGAAGACGCAGGGACTTAAACTGTGCTTGCCTCAAGATGAGTGTAGCTGGCATCGGCTCGACGCTTTACGTTTTCGGTTCCACCCCTGCTTCCGACTTCCCGGCGATGCCCCTGTGGGCTCGGATGATAGCGTCTCGGTTTGGCCGGTGGAGAACGGTAAAATCGTGTTCACTGCCTCGACGGGTATCGCATTCATGGAACTTTACGCTGAAGGCGACAATGTATGCCACAGCTTTATCGAATACTTGAACAGCGAGTCGAGCAGCAACGGACTGCCAAGGCAGGTGACGGTAACGGAAAGCGAACTGCGACAACGCGTGTATGGCaccgagaaagagaagaagaagtctatCCGCGTTGTCGTCTACTCTGGCGCCCTCGGGAGTCATAACATTGATTCAGTCAGCAATCTGAAGTCGAAGCAGAACTTGGTCAAGCTTCCCAAGAGTCATACCGGGTACAGAGGGAACAAAGTGGGCCTTTCGCAGCTCGAAGGTAGTGAACCAGAGCAGCTTTTGCTTGACTGTGCCTCTGCGTCGTCGACTAAGATCCTTACCTCTATTCGGATATATCACGATAATGCGCTTTATGGTCTGGAATTCTTCTATGAAGATGCCACGAGCCAGCTTTTCGGCAATCGTGGTGGGAAGCCTGATGATTTTGTCCTTG ATACTCGGAGAGGCGAAATTATACTTGGATTCTACGTTCGCGCTGGAGCGTGGGTCGATGGCATCGAGATATTGACCAGCCAGGGCAGGAAGTCTGGCATTTATGGAAACGCCTCGGGAGGCTCAGG GTACACTCTGATTCCCCCACTTGGATATAAGATTGCCGGCATTTCAGGCACCAGCGGACCCTGGATCGACGGCTTCTCACTGGTGATCATGCATTGA